The Virgibacillus dokdonensis genome includes a window with the following:
- a CDS encoding WXG100 family type VII secretion target, with product MAGQIRMTPEQLQAKAKRYGASSDQIEQILRDLSNLQEELRGEWEGRAFERFDDQFRELKPKVQDFAHLMKEIEMQLTKTAEAVAQQDEALSQNFGLR from the coding sequence GTGGCAGGACAAATTCGTATGACGCCTGAACAGCTACAGGCAAAAGCAAAACGGTATGGGGCGAGTTCTGATCAAATTGAACAAATTCTAAGAGATCTATCAAACCTACAAGAGGAGCTGCGCGGTGAATGGGAAGGTCGTGCTTTCGAACGCTTTGATGATCAATTCCGCGAATTGAAGCCTAAAGTGCAAGATTTTGCTCATTTAATGAAAGAAATTGAGATGCAATTAACAAAAACTGCTGAGGCTGTTGCACAACAAGACGAAGCATTGTCCCAAAATTTTGGACTTAGATAA
- the esaA gene encoding type VII secretion protein EsaA: MKKLDKRWFLFLVLIVILASGLSYLALSQQEQTEKDESESNKAMAVALVNEDEGSILNGQELAFGEAFVQGVNNEDNHEWFVVSRGVAESGLKRGTYDMMIVIPNDFSEKALSIDSESPDQVVLNYKINATDNEQIKAEAEKTASNILNQFNRRIIDVYFASIVGNLQNAQDNIGGIIEKQAVFTNTMSSEVYNPLDNYTNQFSTIKDSTEVSKDSFQGFQEIMNNFEKELLDDAELDEDYLSSVHDVKKLKEQNNTQILEFYQTLNEFDRSLKQQEVEQELERLQLANKLINEQLQNNGGMEEIKPPVNSVMYKSNPGGNIATRANVLRKHLDDSLTQVQKTYNDIEKRINPEYWGGFTGVISDRLDGLLTNKLGKDDQLVNMLLKKPAVHAKDNIHKHIRRLPSMDMEDFEEVGLPKRTIKEIRNVIAVTEKYMNEDGLGKDENLNPGGDPTKLLSYKINKLKEKLHTSGMTMSDSVKLPKNKKSAQTFKLKIPKRILEKYNVENLHLTIPGIGEEDYTREYYDGEIILPANEEGVFTVQVTLRLRDKNSNIDIFQPIPWKWKLHQKDINNVDVPETAQIETAETPLVANAEVEVEQQGKNVDTSDNKAKQKPTSEEKSEGSDEQSDSEEGGSLGEDGETPGNNNPDEPGGGDVSDEDEPSDEEDSVPLEKLKPATKRVKVINNRINHEIMTPMEGMDKATNQLIKAVTNTVTPYQKLFSTYESYFGLHMGGANLPEQIKGKPLKELATKDSLYYLFNKKDVPGLIKDYIVLQISDEVAKEIRTPWEQLQAQIEIHEEKVALMNSNADALVNKIDETAERARVLNKSLETTLSNVEAWREKSLNLLESQEQIQTKEDEEQSAIVSLDDSFQPLLSASQSLSEQAQRNVNEGDVVYDTFDSINEQATTIQESGDDIVQQVETLSENMTNKLMDDENFAENFTGVLANSRIGDRQNEDLYDFLSNPVQTSNEGTITSSDSFTPYYLVLICFIVVLFTAYVISTINQKRMERDPFSEGKTIMSLNIPITLITIGIGVLEGIVIGVVSSYTMEIADSDMLMLTTLIVLLITGMLLFSTYLLRQVKMIGMFILLVVLSLYLFLTNAFGTGIKGMETWKEFSPLQYVETLLFRVVQGEANYSASIFIMIGVVIVGALANLFVVHRSTQKGDVGNEKEAEAS, from the coding sequence ATGAAAAAATTGGATAAACGCTGGTTCCTGTTTTTAGTATTAATCGTTATCTTAGCATCAGGCTTATCCTATCTTGCTTTAAGTCAACAAGAACAAACAGAAAAGGATGAATCAGAATCAAATAAAGCAATGGCTGTAGCGCTTGTTAATGAAGATGAGGGGTCTATCTTAAATGGACAAGAACTAGCTTTTGGAGAGGCTTTCGTCCAAGGGGTGAACAATGAAGACAATCATGAGTGGTTTGTAGTTAGCCGCGGGGTAGCAGAAAGTGGCTTAAAACGTGGTACATATGACATGATGATTGTGATTCCTAATGATTTTTCCGAAAAAGCGCTATCTATTGATTCGGAATCGCCAGACCAAGTCGTTTTAAATTATAAGATTAACGCAACGGATAATGAGCAAATAAAAGCGGAAGCAGAAAAAACAGCCAGTAATATTCTTAATCAATTTAATCGTAGGATTATTGACGTTTATTTTGCAAGTATTGTCGGAAATCTGCAGAATGCGCAGGATAATATTGGTGGCATTATTGAAAAACAAGCCGTATTTACAAACACTATGAGCAGTGAAGTGTATAATCCTTTAGATAATTATACCAATCAATTTAGCACGATAAAAGATAGCACAGAGGTATCGAAGGATAGCTTTCAAGGCTTTCAGGAAATAATGAATAACTTTGAAAAAGAGCTGTTAGATGATGCAGAACTGGATGAAGATTATTTGTCATCTGTTCATGATGTTAAAAAATTAAAAGAGCAAAATAATACGCAAATTCTCGAATTCTATCAAACTTTAAATGAATTTGATCGCTCCTTAAAGCAACAGGAAGTAGAACAAGAGTTGGAACGTTTACAGTTGGCAAATAAATTGATTAATGAACAATTACAGAATAACGGCGGTATGGAAGAAATTAAACCACCTGTGAATTCTGTAATGTATAAAAGTAATCCCGGGGGTAATATTGCAACAAGAGCGAATGTATTAAGGAAGCATTTAGATGATTCATTAACGCAAGTCCAGAAAACGTATAATGATATTGAAAAACGAATAAACCCAGAATATTGGGGCGGTTTTACTGGGGTAATTTCAGATCGTTTAGATGGACTACTTACCAATAAGCTGGGTAAAGATGATCAACTGGTAAATATGCTTTTAAAAAAGCCAGCTGTTCATGCAAAAGACAATATTCATAAGCACATAAGAAGATTACCTTCAATGGATATGGAGGACTTTGAAGAAGTCGGTTTGCCAAAGCGGACAATCAAGGAAATTAGAAATGTTATTGCGGTAACAGAAAAATATATGAATGAAGACGGCTTAGGCAAAGATGAAAATCTTAACCCGGGTGGTGACCCAACCAAACTCCTATCATATAAGATAAACAAACTAAAAGAAAAGTTGCATACTTCAGGGATGACGATGTCTGATTCCGTCAAGTTGCCAAAAAATAAAAAATCAGCACAAACATTCAAATTAAAAATACCAAAGCGTATTCTCGAAAAATATAATGTGGAAAACTTACATCTTACCATTCCTGGTATTGGCGAAGAAGATTATACAAGAGAATATTATGATGGTGAAATTATTCTTCCAGCGAATGAAGAAGGTGTATTTACCGTTCAGGTTACACTACGGTTGCGTGATAAAAATTCAAATATAGACATATTCCAACCAATTCCTTGGAAGTGGAAGCTTCATCAAAAAGATATTAATAATGTAGATGTTCCTGAAACAGCCCAAATTGAAACAGCAGAAACACCACTTGTTGCGAATGCAGAGGTAGAGGTGGAGCAACAAGGAAAAAATGTTGACACTTCAGATAATAAAGCGAAGCAAAAACCAACTTCAGAAGAAAAGTCTGAGGGAAGCGATGAACAGAGCGATTCTGAAGAAGGTGGAAGTTTAGGTGAGGATGGAGAAACACCTGGAAATAATAATCCGGACGAGCCAGGGGGCGGGGATGTCTCAGATGAGGATGAACCATCGGACGAAGAAGATAGTGTCCCGCTTGAGAAGCTAAAACCAGCAACCAAAAGAGTTAAAGTCATTAATAATCGCATTAACCATGAAATTATGACTCCGATGGAAGGAATGGATAAAGCGACGAATCAATTAATTAAAGCTGTAACGAACACGGTAACCCCTTACCAAAAACTATTCTCAACCTACGAAAGTTATTTTGGTTTGCATATGGGGGGGGCGAATTTACCGGAACAAATTAAAGGTAAACCTTTAAAAGAATTAGCTACTAAAGATTCGTTATATTATCTTTTTAATAAAAAAGATGTTCCTGGTTTAATCAAAGACTATATAGTCTTACAAATTAGTGATGAAGTGGCTAAAGAAATCCGCACTCCATGGGAACAATTACAAGCTCAAATAGAAATTCATGAAGAGAAAGTTGCATTAATGAACAGCAATGCGGATGCTTTAGTGAATAAAATAGATGAAACTGCTGAAAGGGCTAGGGTCTTGAATAAAAGTCTTGAAACAACTTTAAGTAATGTAGAAGCTTGGCGAGAGAAAAGCTTGAACTTACTGGAATCTCAAGAACAAATTCAAACAAAAGAAGATGAAGAGCAGTCTGCCATCGTTTCCTTGGATGACAGCTTTCAGCCACTACTATCAGCTAGTCAATCTTTGTCGGAGCAAGCACAGAGAAATGTAAATGAAGGTGATGTAGTTTATGATACTTTCGATAGTATTAATGAGCAAGCGACGACGATTCAAGAAAGTGGCGATGATATTGTTCAACAAGTAGAAACGTTGTCAGAAAATATGACAAATAAATTAATGGATGATGAGAATTTTGCCGAGAACTTCACTGGTGTATTAGCAAATAGTCGTATTGGTGACAGGCAAAATGAAGACTTATATGATTTCTTATCCAATCCAGTTCAAACAAGTAATGAAGGAACGATTACATCCAGTGATTCATTTACACCATACTATCTTGTGTTAATCTGTTTCATTGTTGTCTTGTTTACAGCCTATGTTATTTCAACAATAAACCAGAAGCGTATGGAGAGAGATCCATTTTCGGAAGGAAAAACAATAATGAGCCTGAACATACCAATTACACTTATAACGATTGGTATTGGCGTATTAGAAGGTATTGTGATTGGTGTTGTATCTAGTTATACAATGGAAATTGCTGATAGTGATATGTTAATGCTTACAACGCTTATTGTCTTATTAATTACGGGAATGTTACTTTTTTCCACTTATTTATTAAGACAAGTTAAAATGATTGGTATGTTTATACTTTTAGTGGTGCTCAGTCTATATCTGTTCTTAACAAATGCTTTTGGAACAGGTATAAAAGGAATGGAGACGTGGAAAGAATTCTCGCCACTGCAATATGTTGAAACCCTTTTGTTTCGTGTTGTACAAGGAGAAGCTAATTACTCCGCGTCCATCTTTATTATGATTGGTGTTGTAATAGTAGGTGCTTTAGCCAATTTGTTTGTTGTACATCGCTCAACACAAAAAGGGGATGTGGGCAATGAAAAAGAAGCAGAGGCTAGTTAA